One genomic segment of Microcella indica includes these proteins:
- the dxs gene encoding 1-deoxy-D-xylulose-5-phosphate synthase translates to MALLETVHGPRDLDRLTPAELVELAEEIRRFLVAEVSKTGGHLGPNLGVVELTIGIHRVFDSPRDAIVWDTGHQSYVHKLLTGRQDFSRLRMKGGLAGYPQRAESEHDIVESSHASSSLSWADGISRAFSMTGQGDRHVVAVVGDGSLTGGMTWEALNNISDDNIRNLVIVVNDNGRSYAPTIGGMARFLSDVRTRRSYYRFRRSTERAFGYLGAPGRAVYRGVRGGLHGFLSRVSNNESLYSNLDIKYIGPVDGHDLGDMERALRQAKEYEAPVIVHAITQKGKGYEPALADVADQFHAVGQIDPETGEPVESASKPSWTSVFADEIVSLADRDRRIVGITAAMLRPTGLHKLAEKHPDRIIDVGIAEQHAVTSAAGLAYGGMHPVVALYATFINRAFDQVLMDVALHRAGVTFVLDRAGVTGPDGASHHGMWDLAILQVVPGIRLAAPRDAARLREELAEAVAVDDAPTVLRFSKGSVGTEFEAVRRTSDGVDVLREAPHKDVLIITVGPMAKMGLEVAERLADQGIGATVVDPRWVVPVASSIIDFAREHRIVVSIEDGVRVGGIGTRIRQELRAAGVDTAVDELGLPDEFLEHASREEILERVGLSSQAIARDLVAQVLGTRIPVARPLPEDASISVDEDERSR, encoded by the coding sequence GTGGCACTACTCGAGACCGTTCACGGCCCCCGCGATCTTGACCGTCTGACCCCCGCCGAGCTCGTCGAGCTGGCGGAGGAGATCCGGCGCTTCCTGGTTGCCGAGGTGTCGAAGACGGGCGGCCATCTGGGCCCGAACCTCGGTGTCGTGGAGCTCACGATCGGCATCCACCGCGTGTTCGACTCGCCGCGTGATGCGATCGTGTGGGATACGGGCCATCAGTCCTACGTGCACAAGCTCCTGACCGGGCGCCAGGACTTCAGCCGGTTGCGCATGAAGGGCGGCCTCGCCGGGTACCCGCAGCGGGCCGAGTCGGAGCACGACATCGTCGAGAGCTCGCATGCGTCGAGCTCGTTGAGCTGGGCCGATGGCATCTCGCGCGCGTTCTCCATGACCGGGCAGGGTGATCGTCACGTCGTCGCGGTCGTGGGCGACGGCTCGCTCACGGGCGGCATGACGTGGGAGGCCCTCAACAACATCTCGGACGACAACATCCGCAACCTCGTGATCGTCGTCAACGACAACGGCCGCTCGTACGCTCCGACGATCGGCGGCATGGCGCGCTTCCTCTCCGACGTGCGCACGCGGCGCTCGTACTACCGCTTCCGCCGCAGCACCGAGCGCGCCTTCGGATACCTCGGCGCTCCGGGGCGTGCCGTCTATCGCGGGGTGCGGGGTGGCCTGCACGGCTTCCTCTCGCGCGTGAGCAACAACGAGTCCCTCTACAGCAATCTCGACATCAAGTACATCGGCCCCGTCGACGGGCACGATCTGGGCGACATGGAGCGCGCACTGCGCCAGGCCAAGGAGTACGAGGCGCCCGTGATCGTGCACGCGATCACCCAGAAGGGCAAGGGCTACGAGCCCGCCCTCGCCGACGTCGCCGACCAGTTCCACGCTGTCGGGCAGATCGACCCCGAGACGGGCGAGCCCGTGGAGTCCGCGAGCAAGCCGTCGTGGACGTCCGTCTTCGCGGATGAGATCGTGAGCCTCGCCGATCGCGACCGGCGCATCGTCGGCATCACCGCCGCGATGCTCCGCCCGACGGGGCTGCACAAGCTCGCGGAGAAGCACCCGGACCGCATCATCGATGTCGGCATCGCCGAGCAGCACGCCGTCACCTCCGCCGCGGGACTCGCCTACGGCGGCATGCACCCCGTCGTCGCGCTGTACGCGACCTTCATCAACCGCGCCTTCGACCAGGTGCTCATGGATGTGGCTCTGCACCGCGCGGGCGTGACGTTCGTGCTGGATCGCGCGGGCGTGACGGGGCCCGACGGCGCCAGCCACCACGGCATGTGGGACCTCGCGATCCTGCAGGTCGTGCCGGGCATCCGCCTCGCCGCTCCGCGGGATGCAGCGCGCTTGCGCGAGGAACTGGCCGAGGCGGTCGCCGTCGACGACGCTCCGACCGTGCTGCGTTTCTCGAAGGGATCGGTCGGCACCGAGTTCGAGGCCGTGCGTCGCACGAGCGACGGCGTCGATGTGCTGCGGGAGGCCCCGCACAAGGACGTGCTCATCATCACCGTCGGCCCCATGGCGAAGATGGGCCTCGAGGTCGCCGAGCGTCTCGCCGACCAAGGCATCGGTGCGACCGTCGTGGACCCGCGGTGGGTCGTGCCCGTCGCCTCGAGCATCATCGACTTCGCGCGCGAGCACCGCATCGTCGTGAGCATCGAGGATGGCGTGCGCGTGGGCGGCATCGGCACGCGCATCCGTCAGGAGCTGCGCGCGGCGGGAGTGGACACCGCCGTGGACGAGCTCGGGCTGCCCGACGAGTTCCTGGAGCACGCGAGCCGCGAGGAGATTCTCGAGCGCGTCGGCCTCTCCTCGCAAGCGATCGCACGAGACCTCGTGGCTCAGGTGCTCGGCACGCGCATCCCGGTGGCGCGCCCGCTGCCGGAGGACGCCTCGATCTCCGTCGACGAGGACGAGCGCTCGCGCTGA
- a CDS encoding 3-hydroxyacyl-CoA dehydrogenase NAD-binding domain-containing protein — protein sequence MTPSAPATSQYSADQFTELLALSDDEVVTHSYVHDVPLPSGGTLALVTLDNGRDHTRPSTLGPQGLLELARVLDEQKARGAAGEIQGLAITGKPFILAAGADLSKVGDIPNHGAGRQMAQLGHYALGKLGELGIPSFCFINGLALGGGVEIALNADYRTLDSSAAALALPEVFLGIIPGWGGAWLLPNLIGIENALKVVVENPLKNNRTLKPAEAFELGMADVMFGPATFLEDSIRWADGVITGATKVKRKNAPGKIERTVKWDAAIGIARSMLEKRIGTVARSPYVALDLLKAAKSTDKATGFAAEDEALADLVSGDQFRASIYAFNLVQKRAKKPAGAPDKDLAKPIAKVGVLGAGLMASQFALLFVRRLQVPVVITDLDQARVDKGLDYIRGEISALEQKGRIDADEANRLRALVTGTIDKGDFADCDWVIEAVFEELTIKQDLFEEIEAIVSPEAILATNTSSLSVERIGEKLQHPERLVGFHFFNPVAVMPLIEVVNAPRTDDASLATAMAVAAKLRKNAVITADSPGFVVNRVLAKLLGEAMHAVEIGTPFETVVEAQRHFGLPMDPFVLLDLVGLKVGAHVLDTHHGAFPERFFESRALHELAEAGVLLEKDAKGNPKGIDKKAIAIVAKHRPKDATPWTLDELTQRLEDGLADEIHRMLEDDVVAAPEDIDLCMILGAGWPFQMGGITPFLDRVGASERAFGDTFHHPPIRGVR from the coding sequence GTGACTCCGTCTGCACCTGCGACCAGCCAGTACTCCGCCGACCAGTTCACCGAGCTCCTCGCCCTGAGCGACGACGAGGTCGTCACGCACTCCTACGTGCACGACGTCCCGCTGCCCAGCGGAGGCACTCTCGCCCTCGTGACGCTCGACAACGGCCGCGACCACACGCGCCCCAGCACGCTCGGGCCGCAGGGCCTGCTCGAGCTCGCGCGCGTGCTCGACGAGCAGAAGGCACGCGGCGCCGCTGGCGAGATTCAGGGCCTCGCGATCACGGGCAAGCCCTTCATCCTCGCCGCGGGCGCCGACCTGTCGAAGGTCGGCGACATCCCGAACCATGGGGCGGGGCGCCAGATGGCCCAGCTGGGCCACTACGCGCTCGGCAAGCTCGGCGAGCTGGGCATCCCGTCGTTCTGCTTCATCAACGGACTCGCGCTCGGTGGCGGCGTGGAGATCGCGCTCAACGCCGACTACCGCACGCTCGACTCGAGCGCGGCAGCGCTCGCCCTGCCCGAGGTCTTCCTCGGCATCATCCCCGGCTGGGGCGGCGCCTGGTTGCTGCCCAACCTCATCGGCATCGAGAACGCGCTCAAGGTCGTCGTCGAGAACCCGCTCAAGAACAACCGCACGCTCAAGCCGGCCGAGGCCTTCGAGCTCGGCATGGCGGACGTCATGTTCGGCCCCGCGACCTTCCTCGAGGACTCGATCCGCTGGGCGGACGGCGTCATCACGGGCGCGACCAAGGTCAAGCGCAAGAACGCCCCGGGCAAGATCGAGCGCACCGTCAAGTGGGACGCCGCGATCGGCATCGCCCGATCGATGCTCGAGAAGCGCATCGGCACGGTCGCCCGATCGCCGTACGTCGCTCTCGACCTCCTCAAGGCCGCCAAGAGCACCGACAAGGCCACCGGGTTCGCGGCCGAGGACGAGGCCCTCGCCGATCTCGTCTCCGGCGACCAGTTCCGCGCCTCGATCTACGCCTTCAACCTCGTCCAGAAGCGGGCCAAGAAGCCCGCGGGGGCTCCCGACAAGGACCTCGCGAAGCCCATCGCCAAGGTCGGCGTGCTCGGCGCGGGTCTCATGGCCAGCCAGTTCGCCCTGCTCTTCGTGCGCAGGCTGCAGGTTCCCGTCGTCATCACCGACCTCGACCAGGCGCGCGTCGACAAGGGGCTCGACTACATTCGCGGCGAGATCTCCGCGCTCGAGCAGAAGGGGCGCATCGACGCCGACGAGGCCAACCGGCTGCGCGCCCTCGTCACGGGCACGATCGACAAGGGCGACTTCGCCGACTGCGACTGGGTCATCGAGGCCGTCTTCGAAGAGCTCACGATCAAGCAGGACCTCTTCGAGGAGATCGAAGCCATCGTCTCCCCCGAGGCGATCCTCGCCACCAACACGTCTTCCCTCTCGGTCGAGAGGATCGGCGAGAAGCTGCAGCACCCTGAGCGTCTCGTGGGGTTCCACTTCTTCAACCCCGTGGCGGTCATGCCGCTCATCGAGGTCGTCAACGCTCCGCGCACCGACGACGCCAGCCTCGCGACCGCGATGGCCGTCGCGGCGAAACTGCGCAAGAACGCCGTCATCACCGCCGACTCCCCCGGCTTCGTCGTGAACCGCGTGCTCGCGAAGCTGCTCGGCGAAGCCATGCACGCGGTCGAGATCGGCACGCCTTTCGAGACCGTGGTCGAGGCGCAGCGTCACTTCGGGCTGCCGATGGACCCGTTCGTGCTGCTCGATCTCGTGGGCCTCAAGGTCGGCGCCCACGTGCTCGACACGCACCACGGCGCGTTCCCCGAGCGCTTCTTCGAGTCGCGCGCGCTCCACGAGCTCGCCGAGGCGGGAGTGCTGCTCGAGAAGGACGCCAAGGGCAACCCGAAGGGCATCGACAAGAAGGCGATCGCGATTGTCGCGAAGCACCGCCCGAAGGACGCGACCCCCTGGACGCTCGACGAGCTCACGCAGCGACTCGAGGACGGCCTTGCTGACGAGATTCACCGCATGCTCGAGGATGACGTCGTCGCCGCGCCGGAGGACATCGACCTGTGCATGATCCTCGGTGCAGGCTGGCCGTTCCAGATGGGCGGCATCACGCCGTTCCTCGATCGGGTCGGCGCCTCCGAGCGCGCGTTCGGAGACACCTTCCACCACCCGCCGATTCGCGGAGTGCGCTAG
- a CDS encoding thiolase family protein, which translates to MAKRADVVFVDGVRTPFGRAGEKGMYWGTRADDLIVKAMIGLLERNPSLPKERVDDVAIAATTQQGDQGLTLGRTAAILAGLPLSVPGFAIDRMCAGAMTSVTTTAGGIAFGAYDVAIAGGVEHMGRHPMGLGADPNPRFLAEKLVSADALNMGITAERLHDRFPSLTKERSDRYGMRSQQKVAAAYEAGKIQPDLIPVALRSESGYGLATMDEGLRPETTMEGLAGLKTPFRPHGRVTAGNASPLTDGATVSMLASADAAKELGLSTKMRLVSFAFAGVAPEVMGIGPIPSTEKALAKAGLSIDDIGLFELNEAFAVQVLSFLDHFGVDDEDPRVNPWGGAIAFGHPLASSGVRLMIQLARQFEEHPEVQYGLTAMCVGLGQGGTVIWENPHYTGKKKK; encoded by the coding sequence GTGGCCAAGCGAGCCGACGTTGTATTCGTGGACGGGGTGCGCACCCCGTTCGGTCGCGCGGGCGAGAAGGGAATGTACTGGGGCACCCGAGCTGATGACCTCATCGTCAAGGCGATGATCGGGCTGCTCGAGCGCAACCCCTCCCTGCCGAAGGAGCGCGTCGACGACGTGGCGATCGCCGCGACGACGCAGCAGGGCGATCAGGGCCTCACGCTCGGTCGCACGGCCGCGATCCTTGCGGGGCTGCCGCTCTCCGTTCCCGGCTTCGCGATCGACCGCATGTGCGCGGGGGCGATGACGTCGGTCACGACCACCGCAGGCGGCATCGCTTTCGGCGCGTACGACGTCGCGATCGCCGGCGGTGTGGAGCACATGGGCAGGCACCCGATGGGGCTCGGCGCTGACCCGAACCCGCGCTTCCTCGCCGAGAAGCTCGTGAGCGCCGATGCTCTCAACATGGGCATCACCGCGGAGCGCCTGCACGACCGCTTCCCCTCGCTCACCAAGGAGCGCTCCGACCGCTACGGGATGCGCAGCCAGCAGAAGGTGGCGGCCGCCTACGAGGCGGGCAAGATCCAGCCGGACCTCATCCCCGTCGCCCTGCGCAGCGAGAGCGGCTACGGTCTCGCGACGATGGACGAGGGCCTGCGGCCGGAGACGACCATGGAGGGTCTCGCGGGTCTCAAGACGCCCTTCCGCCCGCACGGTCGTGTCACCGCGGGCAACGCCTCGCCTCTCACGGACGGCGCCACCGTGAGCATGCTCGCGAGTGCCGATGCGGCCAAAGAGCTCGGGCTCTCGACCAAGATGCGCCTCGTGAGCTTCGCCTTCGCGGGCGTCGCCCCCGAGGTCATGGGCATCGGCCCCATCCCCTCGACCGAGAAGGCGCTCGCCAAGGCCGGGCTGTCGATCGACGACATCGGACTGTTCGAGCTCAATGAGGCCTTCGCGGTCCAGGTACTGAGCTTCCTCGATCACTTCGGCGTCGACGACGAGGACCCCCGCGTCAACCCCTGGGGCGGTGCCATCGCCTTCGGCCACCCGCTCGCCAGCTCGGGTGTGCGCCTCATGATCCAGCTCGCTCGCCAGTTCGAAGAGCACCCCGAGGTGCAGTACGGCCTCACGGCCATGTGCGTCGGCCTCGGCCAGGGCGGCACCGTCATCTGGGAGAACCCGCACTACACCGGAAAGAAGAAGAAGTGA
- a CDS encoding HRDC domain-containing protein: MPRATPASSPRVIDSREDYLAAVDRLRAASGPVAVDAERASGFRYSQRAYLIQVFRRGTEAMLFDPPAIGSFAELQDAIGHEEWVLHAASQDLPCLRELGLEPHEIFDTELGARLAGYPRVGLGAIVEETLGLHLAKEHSAADWSTRPLPASWLTYAALDVELLLDVRDVIETRLAEQGKMVLAQEEFTAVLEREAPEPRAEPWRRLSGLHSVRGQRGLAVARELWRARDEYAQEVDTAPGRLLPDSSIVTAAKATLASKGELASLSGFHGRASRSQLDRWWAAIATGLATDDLPALRVRDDSLPPPRAWSDRNPEADARLKAARQALTSVAEEYQLPLENLLTPDHVRRLAWSPPGDAGERALAERLEELGARPWQIAATAQPIAQAFVDAHQALAEAPAEDS, translated from the coding sequence GGAGCGGGCGAGCGGGTTCCGCTACTCCCAGCGCGCGTACCTCATCCAGGTCTTCCGGCGCGGCACGGAGGCCATGCTCTTCGATCCGCCCGCGATCGGCTCCTTCGCCGAGCTGCAGGACGCGATCGGTCACGAGGAGTGGGTGCTGCACGCCGCGAGCCAGGACCTCCCGTGCCTGCGCGAACTGGGTCTCGAACCTCACGAGATCTTCGACACCGAGCTGGGCGCCCGCCTCGCGGGGTACCCGCGTGTAGGGCTCGGAGCGATCGTCGAGGAGACCCTCGGTCTGCACCTCGCGAAGGAGCACTCGGCCGCCGACTGGTCCACGCGTCCCCTTCCCGCCTCGTGGCTCACCTACGCCGCGCTCGATGTCGAGCTGCTGCTCGACGTACGCGACGTCATCGAGACGCGCCTCGCCGAGCAGGGCAAGATGGTGCTCGCGCAGGAGGAGTTCACCGCCGTTCTCGAGCGGGAGGCGCCAGAACCGCGCGCCGAGCCCTGGCGCCGCCTCTCCGGCCTGCACTCGGTGCGCGGTCAGCGGGGGCTCGCGGTCGCTCGAGAGCTCTGGCGCGCACGCGACGAGTATGCGCAGGAGGTCGACACGGCTCCGGGTCGTCTCCTGCCGGACTCCTCGATCGTGACGGCGGCGAAGGCGACGCTCGCCTCGAAGGGCGAGCTCGCGAGCCTCTCGGGCTTCCACGGCCGTGCCAGCCGATCGCAGCTCGATCGCTGGTGGGCGGCGATCGCCACGGGTCTGGCGACCGACGATCTGCCCGCCCTGCGCGTGCGGGATGACTCGCTACCGCCCCCGCGCGCCTGGAGCGACCGCAACCCCGAGGCGGATGCCCGGCTCAAGGCCGCGCGACAGGCCCTCACCTCCGTCGCCGAGGAGTACCAGCTGCCCCTCGAGAACCTCCTCACGCCCGATCACGTGCGCCGCCTGGCCTGGTCGCCGCCCGGCGACGCGGGAGAGCGCGCCCTCGCCGAGCGGCTTGAGGAGCTGGGCGCGCGGCCCTGGCAGATTGCCGCGACTGCACAGCCGATCGCCCAAGCCTTTGTGGATGCCCACCAAGCCCTCGCCGAGGCGCCCGCGGAGGATTCGTAG